One Bos indicus isolate NIAB-ARS_2022 breed Sahiwal x Tharparkar chromosome 22, NIAB-ARS_B.indTharparkar_mat_pri_1.0, whole genome shotgun sequence DNA window includes the following coding sequences:
- the SLMAP gene encoding sarcolemmal membrane-associated protein isoform X38 produces the protein MDDQDLNEPLAKVSLLKDDLQGAQSEIEAKQEIQHLRKELIEAQELARASKQKCFELQALLEEERKAYRNQVEESSKQIQVLQAQLQRLHINIENLREEKDSEIASTRDELLSARDEILLLHQAAEKAASERDTDIASLQEELKKVRAELERWRKAASEYEKEIMSLQNSFQLRCQQCEDQQREEATRLQGELEKLRKEWNVLDTECRSLKKENVLLSSELQRQEKELHNSQKQSLELTSDLSILQVTRKELENQVGSLKEQHLRDSADLKTLLSKAENQAKDVQKEYEKTQTVLSELKLKFEMTEQEKQSITDELKQCKDNLKLLREKGNNKPWPWMPMLAALVAVTAIVLYVPGLARASP, from the exons ATGGATGATCAAGACCTAAATGAGCCCCTTGCGAAAGTGTCCCTATTAAAAG ATGACTTGCAGGGTGCACAGTCAGAAATTGAGGCAAAACAAGAAATTCAGCATCTTCGCAAGGAATTGATTGAAGCCCAGGAACTAGCTAGAGCAAGTAAACAAAAATGCTTTGAACTTCAAG CTCttttggaagaagaaagaaaagcctaTCGAAATCAAGTCGAGGAATCCAGTAAACAAATACAGGTTCTTCAAG CCCAACTACAGAGGTTACACATCAATATTGAGAATCTCCGGGAGGAGAAGGACAGTGAAATCGCAAGTACTCGAGATGAATTGCTTAGTGCCCGAGATGAAATTTTACTCCTTCATCAAGCGGCAGAAAAGGCTGCCTCTGAGCGGGACACTGACATTGCTTCTTTACAAGAAGAGCTTAAGAAAGTGCGAGCTGAGCTTGAGCGGTGGCGGAAAGCAGCATCTGAATATGAGAAAGAAATCATGAGTTTGCAAAATAGCTTTCAGCTTCGGTGTCAACAATGCGAGGACCAGCAGAGGGAAGAAGCAACCAGGCTGCAAG GTGAACTAGAGAAGTTGAGAAAGGAATGGAATGTATTGGATACCGAATGCCGTTctctaaaaaaggaaaatgttttgctATCTTCAGAACTGCAGCggcaagaaaaagaactgcacaA TTCTCAGAAGCAGAGTTTAGAGCTTACCAGTGATCTCAGCATCCTGCAGGTGACCAGGAAAGAGCTTGAAAATCAAGTGGGATCCTTAAAAGAACAGCATCTTCGGGATTCAGCTGATTTAAAAACTCTTCTCAGTAAGGCTGAAAACCAAGCAAAGGATGTACAGAAAGAG tATGAAAAGACACAGACTGTACTCTCAGAACTGAAGTTGAAGTTTGAAATGACTGAGCAGGAAAAACAATCAATCACAGATGAGCTCAAACAATGTAAAGACAACCTGAAGCTGCTCcgagagaaaggaaataat AAACCCTGGCCCTGGATGCCCATGTTGGCTGCCCTGGTTGCGGTGACAGCCATCGTGCTGTACGTGCCAGGTCTGGCCAGAGCTTCTCCATGA